One Euphorbia lathyris chromosome 1, ddEupLath1.1, whole genome shotgun sequence DNA segment encodes these proteins:
- the LOC136221358 gene encoding uncharacterized protein produces MAAEVSSLFRVLSGFTDDRTVTNDISGGKSTAAPVTKDFLGAGNGSSMNDELSQELDLDSQVPIGWEKRLDLKSGKVYLQRCNSSISPSVSSDRNQTFAAASKLQDLNFPPSKITLNLFDESHLDLKLVSSPPSASSSSRNNYQSVCTLDKVKMALERAEKEPIRKRSSLWKSSVSPSYSSSSSSIKEMQEDEDEDKLAVFSPIAAGCPGCLSYVLVMKNNPKCPRCDSIIPLPPVKKPRIDLNMSI; encoded by the exons ATGGCAGCTGAAGTAAGTTCTCTGTTCAGAGTTTTGAGTGGATTCACTGATGATCGGACTGTTACTAATGATATCTCCGGTGGAAAATCTACGGCTGCTCCTGTTACCAAAGACTTTCTTGGCGCCGGTAATGGCTCGTCGATGAACGATGAGTTGTCTCAAGAACTTGACCTTGATTCTCAAGTGCCTATTGGTTGGGAAAAGCGTCTCGACTTGAAG TCAGGTAAAGTATATTTACAGAGATGCAATTCCTCAATTTCACCATCGGTATCATCAGATCGCAACCAAACATTTGCAGCAGCGTCGAAGCTTCAGGACTTGAATTTCCCGCCGTCGAAAATCACACTCAATCTGTTCGACGAAAGTCATTTGGACTTGAAGTTAGTTTCATCGCCGCCGTCGGCGTCTTCATCGTCGAGGAACAATTATCAAAGTGTTTGCACACTGGACAAAGTAAAAATGGCTCTAGAAAGAGCTGAGAAAGAACCGATCAGAAAACGATCCTCTCTCTGGAAATCGTCGGTGTCTCCTTCCTactcttcatcttcatcctccATTAAAGAGAtgcaagaagatgaagatgaagataaaCTCGCGGTGTTCTCTCCCATTGCCGCCGGCTGTCCGGGTTGTTTATCTTATGTTTTGGTAATGAAAAATAACCCTAAATGTCCTCGGTGTGATTCGATTATTCCATTGCCGCCGGTGAAGAAACCTCGAATTGATCTTAATATGTCAATTTGA